The following proteins are co-located in the Dyadobacter chenwenxiniae genome:
- a CDS encoding LytR/AlgR family response regulator transcription factor: MNILIVEDDLIVAKHLQYLLNGFGYDANDVATDYSTAVELLNSKVFHVAILDISLNGYQTGIDLAHYIRENFKIPFLFLSSHEDIAIVNAALQASPHAFLQKPCQKITVYTAVKLALKNYRLAALAGESNQEDKQDSTVIKDALFIKEKHMFTKILLADILYIRSDDNYLELHTKKKKYTIRETLKNMLQQLPANYFFRVHKSFIINLHAITSINYIHVMINDIEIPITNDNRNELLSRVKTFS, from the coding sequence ATGAATATTTTAATTGTTGAGGACGACCTGATTGTAGCAAAACATCTTCAATATTTACTTAACGGCTTCGGGTATGATGCGAATGACGTTGCAACGGATTACAGTACGGCTGTTGAATTACTCAATAGCAAAGTCTTCCATGTTGCCATTTTAGACATTAGTTTGAACGGCTACCAAACCGGGATTGACCTTGCGCATTACATTCGTGAAAATTTCAAGATCCCCTTCCTGTTTCTTTCCAGTCACGAGGATATAGCCATTGTCAATGCGGCTTTGCAAGCTTCTCCACATGCTTTTCTTCAAAAGCCATGTCAAAAAATCACTGTATATACTGCGGTTAAGCTGGCTCTGAAAAATTACCGCCTTGCAGCTTTGGCGGGAGAGTCCAATCAGGAGGATAAACAGGATTCCACGGTAATCAAAGATGCGCTTTTCATCAAAGAGAAGCATATGTTTACCAAAATCCTGCTTGCCGATATCCTTTACATCCGCAGCGACGACAATTATCTTGAATTGCACACCAAAAAGAAGAAATACACCATTCGGGAGACGCTCAAAAACATGCTTCAGCAACTTCCGGCCAATTATTTTTTCCGGGTTCACAAGTCTTTCATCATTAATCTCCATGCCATTACATCAATCAATTACATTCATGTGATGATCAATGACATTGAAATCCCGATTACAAATGACAACCGAAATGAACTGCTAAGCCGGGTGAAAACTTTTTCGTGA